CACCACAATTCAATACACTCTCCCTAACCCGGGCCCGAACCCGACTCAAAACCCTAACCCGGTAGATTTTTCGATTTCGCCAATTTATTTGTTCGTTTTGGACACGTGTATGCTTGAGGAGGAATTGGAATTTGCGAAATCGGCATTGAAACGGGCGATCGGGATGTTACCGGATAATGCTATGGTGGGGTTTATATCGTATGGTACGCAGGTCCAGGTGCATGAGCTAGGGTTTTCGGATATGTCGAAGGTTTATGTTTTTCGGGGATCGAAAGAGTTGTCTAAAGATCATGTTTTGGATCAATTGGGCCTTGGAAGTAGTGTTGGTGGAAGACGGGCCGGTCCTGGCCCAATTGGGGctcccagtattggtgttaccagATTCTTATTGCCTGCCTCGGAGTGTGAATATACCTTGAATTCTGTCCGTTTCAACTTGGCAATTATTTATTTGTCTCTTTATTTGATGTGTATTGACTTGTTTTGGCGCATTGTTATTTTGTAGTTGTTAGATGAATTGAGCACGGATCAATGGCCAGTCCCACAGGGAAATAGAGCGTTACGCTGCACTGGTGTGGCTTTGAGTGTAGCTGCTGGATTGCTTGGAGCTTGTTTGGCTGGTGCTGGTGCTCGGATCGTGGCCTTAGTGGGCGGACCATGCACAGAGGGACCTGGAGCGGTGAGCCTTTGAATCTGTTTTCACTCTGTTTTGTGCTTGTCATATCACCAGACTCCCGCATTACCCTCTCCCCAACCCAAAGAAGAAAAAGGTTATCTTTGTTCTTTTTGATAAGTAAGATAATTTTAACCTTATCAAAAAGTAAGGTAATTTTATAAATGAAAACCAGCCTCAAGCGATTGCTGGTGTATGGAGACAGTTAGAACCAAAACAAGTGTCCTGACTGACTGCCACTTAAGTGTTCTTCTAAGGCTCATGAAAAGATGCAGTCACCCTGTCTTTTGCCTAATTTTTTAGGCTAAAAGTCATAATCTTGAAATTTATTTGAGTCCGATTAGAGACCTGCATCTTTACGAGAATGGCACTTAATTCGATCCTTAATGGagaaaaaacaattttttttgtCTCTATTGCCATTTGTCACCTGGCTAAATTGAATCCTTATTACTGATGAATTTCAATGCCTTTTCCTATTCTTTGACTTATCTCCTCGTTTTTGCAGATTGTGTCAAAAGATCTTTCAGAACCAGTTCGTTCTCATAAGGATCTGCACAAGGATGCAGCACCCTTTTTCAAAAAGGCAGTCAATTTCTATGAGGAACTTGCAAAGCAGCTTGTTAATCAAGGTCACGTCTTGGATGTGTTTGCTTCAGCACTTGATCAGGTTTGTCTCTGTGTTAGCTTTGTCATGGTGACACGTGTTATGTGTCATAGAATCTTATAAGTGAAGGTGCTGGCATTTCTCTAGTTACTAATCATGCATTTGATCCTGACATTCATTTACAGTTATGCTGGGTTCTTAAAAGCTACTACATGTGTATTTTTTTATTAACTGATTGAACAAATATTCCAACATTTGAGCATCATATACGTGGTGCAACATATTGGGCGCTGAGCGTATTAAGTTGTATCATGTGTATATTTATTTTGTGTCCTTATTGGTGTGTTATGCACGTAACTTGAGAGGTTAACTGAGACTGATTAATGCTGCTCGTGAATTGGCAGTAGATGATGTCATGTTTAGTTTTGCAATAACAATTTTGTGTTTCAGGTTGGAGTTGCTGAGATGAAAGTAGCTATTGAAAAAACTGGAGGACTAGTTGTTCTAGCTGAAAGTTTTGGCCATTCTGTCTTCAAAGATTCATTCAAGCACATCTTCGAAGATGGTGAACAGTCTCTTGGGCTGTCCTTCAAGTGAGCTTCCTGAGATGTTATTCTATTTTGTCTCATTTGCAAAGGACGCTATTTTTGCTATGTTTTCAATAAGGCTGTTTTGACCGTGGAAAGATTTCCAACATTATGGACGGGACTATCATACTTCTAGAGGCCCTAAAGCTGAAATTATCTATAATATaagatatatttatttgaaggttGTTTTTTGGGTCCAAGCTGTACACCAgcgggtggggggggggggtgtttacATAGATAAAGGAAGAGCATGGGTTAAAGTACTCAGCATATGTGAATAAAAAAGAATCTGCCTTGCCTTGTGATAGATGCAGTGCATAGCAAATGAATTCAATGAAGAAATTGATAGTAACTGACGAGGAGTTACTTAATTGTCAACTTGAAGCTATATGTCCAACTTTCTTACCTGTAAATATGTTGTTCCAAGTAAATTCGGCGATCAACTTGAAAATAACCAGTTGAAATCCTCACACTATAGTTAATTGATTTAGTTGGGTCTTAAGGAACTTGATGTACCCAAGGATGTGGCCAAGTGATCAATAAAGTGGattgagaaccatgaggtctcatgTTAAATTCCAGGGGAGGTAAAATGCTAGGCGATTCTTCTAATCTATTCGATCCTTGGTGGACAGGTAACTCTGGTACTTGTGCTAGTAGGAGATAGCAAGTACCCCCTCGACTATGGAATTAGTCGAAGTACGCGTAAGTTACGGTTATTTAAAAGATAAAACCTTAAGGGACTTGAAAGAGTGGTTATACCTTAGAGAGGAAGTTTTGGTGCATGTCTTCTGGTGTGTTCTATTTATAGTTGGCTTCCTTTCTCTTATTGCATTCTCCACTATGATAAAATACTAAACCCTGGAGCGCTCTTTTCTCCCCACATTCATCCCCAACACAAAAAGGAGATATACCTTGGTAAGTTGGGGAACTTTCATTATGCAAGTGATTCCCATGAATTGTACTCTTACAGAAGAATGTATTTTAATTCATATTATTTGTACTTTTGAGCAGCATAAATATTGTGTAGGACTCTCTCTCTACTGTGATAgattcattttatattttaattcaaTGATTTTGTCACTGAATATGATGCATTAAATTGTTTCAGTGGTACATTAGAGATCAACTGCTCTAAGGATATTAAAATTCAGGGGATAATTGGACCATGCACATCTTTAGAAAAGGTTAGTTCAATAAACTTTTGCATATTATCAGTAGTGAGTTATTACCTAATGTTACACAGTTAAGATGTATTCTGAAAGCTTGTTCTCCTGCAAAAAAAAAGTTAACTTTTCCAGTTACAGTTTTGACAGTTGATATTGATAATTTGGTGCTATGCAGAAAGGACCTGCTGTTTCCAGCACGGTTATTGGTGAGGGGAATACTACTGCTTGGAAGCTGTGCGGTCTCGACAAAAACACTTGCTTGACTGTTTTCTTTGATGTTTCATCTAGTGAGAAATCAGACCCTTCAGGCAATCAAAATCCACAATTGTACATACAGTTTCTCACGAGGTACTTGGATCACAAGGAACATTCGCCTCTATTTCTTTCTTATCATTTAGTataaaaagaaattattattgCTGAGATTTTGTTATTATTTGATGGATAGGAGATGTGTACTTTATATACACTGTTTCTCCTCTTGAACAAGTCTATATAGTAGGGCAGAAGAGTTACCATGTAACTATTGTTGGTTTTGATGTAAATGCAGTTATCAGAGCCATGATGGTCAAACAAAATTACGCGTCACGACCATTACTAGAAGATGGGTTGATGCTGCTGTTAGCACTGAGGTGTGCGACTGAAAGTTTGAGCTAGAAATATCATTTTTTAGACAATAACTTCCATTACGGTTCTCTTCTGTATCGCTCCAAACCCCAATATATTTTTCCCCAAGAATAGAGAGTAATGTTACTTGTGCCCAAGAATAGAGAGTAATGTTACTTGTGAGTAGTGCTTTGTGAGGCAGCTCTTTTTGTTTACTTGAGATTGCATTTAGGAGAGAAAAAGAGACTGATTACCCTCAATTCCCCTGGCCCCACAAAcaaggaaaaaggaaagaaaaattaAAGAGTTAGAGATTGAAAAGGGAATATAATGTATTATAAACATGTGAAACAGGACCACATTATTCATTCTATTTCATGCGAGTTAATTTTCTATTTAAGACATCCTAAATGATTGGCATTTCTATAA
This sequence is a window from Nicotiana tomentosiformis chromosome 5, ASM39032v3, whole genome shotgun sequence. Protein-coding genes within it:
- the LOC104113942 gene encoding protein transport protein SEC23 E-like → MATEMAQPDAEGIDGVRMTWNAWPRTKVESSKCVIPIATSIHLIRPHTDLPTLSYPPLKCKTCSSVLNPFARVDFQALIWICPFCFQRNHFPHHYSGINETNVPAELYPQFTTIQYTLPNPGPNPTQNPNPVDFSISPIYLFVLDTCMLEEELEFAKSALKRAIGMLPDNAMVGFISYGTQVQVHELGFSDMSKVYVFRGSKELSKDHVLDQLGLGSSVGGRRAGPGPIGAPSIGVTRFLLPASECEYTLNSLLDELSTDQWPVPQGNRALRCTGVALSVAAGLLGACLAGAGARIVALVGGPCTEGPGAIVSKDLSEPVRSHKDLHKDAAPFFKKAVNFYEELAKQLVNQGHVLDVFASALDQVGVAEMKVAIEKTGGLVVLAESFGHSVFKDSFKHIFEDGEQSLGLSFNGTLEINCSKDIKIQGIIGPCTSLEKKGPAVSSTVIGEGNTTAWKLCGLDKNTCLTVFFDVSSSEKSDPSGNQNPQLYIQFLTSYQSHDGQTKLRVTTITRRWVDAAVSTEELVQGFDQEAAAVVMARLASYKMEMEEDFDATRWLDRNLIRLCAKFGDYRKDDPTSFTLNPSFSLFPQFMFHLRRSQFLQVFNNSPDETAYFRMLLNREGISNAAVMIQPTLTAFQFNSLPAPALLDVASIAADRILLLDAYFSVVIFHGMTIAQWRNMGYQNQPEHQAFAQLLQVPHDEAQAIIRERFPVPRLVVCDQHGSQARFLLAKLNPSATYNNANDMAAGSDVIFTDDVSLQVFFEHLQRLAVQSS